From a single Drosophila sulfurigaster albostrigata strain 15112-1811.04 chromosome 3, ASM2355843v2, whole genome shotgun sequence genomic region:
- the LOC133845016 gene encoding fibrinogen-like protein 1 isoform X5 — MCKIKINAAVFLIVLKMFLVATSAFEETCEFDRKLEEQCRMHNYKTVKPLLDYFRQVRNELEDKEIKENKLNELNSDLMEKYHEIVRIHEKFMKEATLLDEYKNKVFKEKNDLQSCQNKVDKFESEINSKQNIIVKLERELAEKSTNFEICQVQLKSLNSSLIEKDEKIKRFSENIQNITEHQKTIKLQLEQSKIKLIKKDKDNQICRAEVDILNKTLLNTLIPSSCSPFGDSDVHPLNVSGIGFFDVLCDSQLAGPGWIVIQQRVGGNEDFNRDWATYRKGFGSYKSDFFLGLEKIHRITRLKRFELYIHLVTVNGSTYNARYDDFKISDEDSGYKLSLGKFSGTIIWDAMRVSENMKFTTFDRDNDIGDNNNCAVKYKSGWWHSSCYNCNLNAPYGPDLVWFIRYPLKKAKMLIRPKESMKK, encoded by the exons atgtgcaaaataaaaatcaacgcAGCTGTTTTCCTCATAgttcttaaaatgtttttagtGGCCACATCTGCCTTCGAAGAG aCATGCGAATTCGATCGAAAATTGGAAGAACAGTGCCGAATGCATAACTATAAGACAGTGAAACCTTTGCTTGACTATTTTAGGCAAGTTCGAAATGAGTTAGAAGACAAAGAAATTAAggaaaataagttaaatgaattaaattcgGATCTTATGGAAAAGTATCATGAAATTGTGAGAATTCATGAAAAATTCATGAAGGAGGCAACTCTCTTAgatgaatataaaaacaaagtatttaaagagaaaaacgatttgcaatcgtgtcaaaataaagttgataaattcgaatctgaaattaattcaaaacaaaatattattgtgaaATTAGAAAGAGAATTAGCTGAGAAGTCCACCAACTTTGAAATTTGtcaagttcaattaaaatctcTCAATTCAagcttaattgaaaaagatgaaaaaattAAGAGATTTAGTgagaatattcaaaatataacagaacatcagaaaacaattaaattgcaattagagcagagtaaaattaaattaataaagaaagaTAAAGATAATCAGATATGTCGAGCTGAAGTTGATATATTGAATAAGACTTTACTCAATACTCTTATCCCATCAAGTTGCTCTCCTTTTGGAGATTCAGATGTTCATCCACTCAATGTTTCTGGCATTGGTTTCTTCGATGTTTTATGCGATAGTCAGTTAGCTGGACCTGGATGGATTGTAATACAACAACGAGTTGGGGGAAATGAGGATTTCAATAGGGATTGGGCAACGTATCGCAAAGGTTTCGGTTCTTATAAGAGCGATTTTTTCCTGGGACTCGAGAAAATACATCGTATCACCAGATTGAAGCGATTCGAACTTTATATACATTTGGTTACTGTGAATGGAAGTACCTACAACGCTCGTTATGACGACTTCAAAATATCTGATGAAGACAGTGGATATAAACTGAGTTTGGGTAAATTCAGTGGAACTATTATTTGGGATGCGATGAGAGTCAGCGAAAACatgaaattcacaacattCGATCGCGACAACGACATTggtgataataataattgcgcAGTTAAATACAAAAGTGGCTGGTGGCACAGCAGTTGTTATAATtg taatttaaatgcacCATATGGGCCAGATCTAGTTTGGTTCATTCGATATCCATTGAAAAAAGCTAAGATGCTAATTCGCCCCAAAGAATCGATGAAGAAGTGA
- the LOC133845016 gene encoding fibrinogen-like protein 1 isoform X4: protein MCKIKINATVFLIILQIFLVAAAAFEETCEFDRKLEEQCRMHNYKTVKPLLDYFRQVRNELEDKEIKENKLNELNSDLMEKYHEIVRIHEKFMKEATLLDEYKNKVFKEKNDLQSCQNKVDKFESEINSKQNIIVKLERELAEKSTNFEICQVQLKSLNSSLIEKDEKIKRFSENIQNITEHQKTIKLQLEQSKIKLIKKDKDNQICRAEVDILNKTLLNTLIPSSCSPFGDSDVHPLNVSGIGFFDVLCDSQLAGPGWIVIQQRVGGNEDFNRDWATYRKGFGSYKSDFFLGLEKIHRITRLKRFELYIHLVTVNGSTYNARYDDFKISDEDSGYKLSLGKFSGTIIWDAMRVSENMKFTTFDRDNDIGDNNNCAVKYKSGWWHSSCYNCNLNAPYGPDLVWFIRYPLKKAKMLIRPKESMKK, encoded by the exons atgtgcaaaataaaaatcaacgcAACTGTTTtcttaataatacttcaaatattcttggtggcagcagctgcctttGAAGAG aCATGCGAATTCGATCGAAAATTGGAAGAACAGTGCCGAATGCATAACTATAAGACAGTGAAACCTTTGCTTGACTATTTTAGGCAAGTTCGAAATGAGTTAGAAGACAAAGAAATTAAggaaaataagttaaatgaattaaattcgGATCTTATGGAAAAGTATCATGAAATTGTGAGAATTCATGAAAAATTCATGAAGGAGGCAACTCTCTTAgatgaatataaaaacaaagtatttaaagagaaaaacgatttgcaatcgtgtcaaaataaagttgataaattcgaatctgaaattaattcaaaacaaaatattattgtgaaATTAGAAAGAGAATTAGCTGAGAAGTCCACCAACTTTGAAATTTGtcaagttcaattaaaatctcTCAATTCAagcttaattgaaaaagatgaaaaaattAAGAGATTTAGTgagaatattcaaaatataacagaacatcagaaaacaattaaattgcaattagagcagagtaaaattaaattaataaagaaagaTAAAGATAATCAGATATGTCGAGCTGAAGTTGATATATTGAATAAGACTTTACTCAATACTCTTATCCCATCAAGTTGCTCTCCTTTTGGAGATTCAGATGTTCATCCACTCAATGTTTCTGGCATTGGTTTCTTCGATGTTTTATGCGATAGTCAGTTAGCTGGACCTGGATGGATTGTAATACAACAACGAGTTGGGGGAAATGAGGATTTCAATAGGGATTGGGCAACGTATCGCAAAGGTTTCGGTTCTTATAAGAGCGATTTTTTCCTGGGACTCGAGAAAATACATCGTATCACCAGATTGAAGCGATTCGAACTTTATATACATTTGGTTACTGTGAATGGAAGTACCTACAACGCTCGTTATGACGACTTCAAAATATCTGATGAAGACAGTGGATATAAACTGAGTTTGGGTAAATTCAGTGGAACTATTATTTGGGATGCGATGAGAGTCAGCGAAAACatgaaattcacaacattCGATCGCGACAACGACATTggtgataataataattgcgcAGTTAAATACAAAAGTGGCTGGTGGCACAGCAGTTGTTATAATtg taatttaaatgcacCATATGGGCCAGATCTAGTTTGGTTCATTCGATATCCATTGAAAAAAGCTAAGATGCTAATTCGCCCCAAAGAATCGATGAAGAAGTGA
- the LOC133841467 gene encoding GATA zinc finger domain-containing protein 7: MSSSGAAAQYKLDANSNAIVLITDAAGAVAALPPSPSAPGDRIEWSRATILGFIEDYRRQRVLWDPNTKGYHIKQTKYEALKLLSEKYGTEIRSIRSKIKSLRSSFHREHGKVLNGRNRGVHYQPMWFAYEAIRFILDGDVDVDSNVAVLDAAAVVEPVAVDSEAADKLALMHSLDLEQLTAAGKQQQVVEQQQQQQQQQQSEEFAARVAAAVAAVAAAAAANIRERDHHLLLDTNNDAATSEANSNGCAGVGSDATAAAAADAAATASVSAAVTRSSSDLDGENYCNISAEDVKTEIIEHESELGLLDRQTSTPLSLSYFKPTDLTYNPRKRKAQNPMDDNDDGGSDCGVGDAAAAAAGPAGVGVGIVGGVVGALTLTPIKSSSMQSQSQSLSSQQQQLQLNHSQIAFHALQQHFSHSHNLSHSSHNGNGHSQQHFHHHHHQQQQQQQQQQHSNNMAQKRDRDRDLSSSPTEANNNSNNNNHSSSSNSNNNNNRNSSTSLELTTATAATTSNSSSSSSGISSSLKLSTNANNNNNSSNNISSNHVDEYGVFGEYVAITIRKLKTSKSKIVVKHLINNLLYEAELGKYDQGMPASKEPPQLYKMQ, encoded by the exons atgtcCAGCAGCGGCGCCGCAGCGCAGTACAAACTTGACGCCAACTCCAATGCCATCGTTTTGATTACGGACGCTGCTGGCGCTGTCGCAGCGCTGCCACCGTCACCGTCAGCACCTGGCGATCGCATCGAATGGTCGCGCGCCACAATATTGGGATTCATCGAGGACTATCGACGTCAGCGCGTCCTTTGGGACCCCAACACAAAAGGCTATCacatcaaacaaacaaaatacgaGGCGCTTAAGCTGCTGAGTGAGAAATATGGCACCGAAATACGTTCGATACGTTCGAAAATTAAATCGCTGCGCTCATCATTTCATCGCGAGCATGGCAAGGTGCTCAATGGACGCAATCGTGGTGTGCATTATCAGCCCATGTGGTTTGCCTATGAAGCGATACGTTTCATCTTGGATggtgacgtcgacgtcgacagcaaCGTCGCTGTCttggatgctgctgctgtcgttgagCCGGTTGCTGTTGATTCGGAAGCGGCTGATAAACTAGCCCTAATGCATAGCCTAGATTTGGAACAGCTGACAGCTGctggcaaacagcaacaggttgttgagcagcagcaacagcagcagcagcagcagcaaagcgaaGAGTTCGCTGCTCGCgtcgctgctgccgtcgcAGCTGTGGCAGCCGCTGCGGCAGCGAATATCAGGGAACGGGATCATCATTTGCTGCTGGATACCAACAACGATGCAGCGACCTCCGAAGCTAACTCAAATGGATGTGCGGGCGTTGGCAGCGAcgcgactgcagcagcagcagcggacgcagcagcaactgcatcaGTCTCAGCAGCCGTG acACGTTCCTCTTCCGATTTGGACGGCGAGAATTATTGCAATATTAGCGCCGAAGATGTGAAAACTGAAATT ATCGAGCACGAAAGCGAGCTGGGACTGCTCGATCGTCAGACGAGCACACCGCTATCGCTGAGTTACTTCAAGCCCACGGATCTGACATACAATCCTCGGAAGCGCAAGGCGCAGAATCCGATGGATGACAATGATGATGGTGGCAGTGATTGTGGAGTGggagatgctgctgctgctgcagctgggcCAGCCGGTGTGGGCGTTGGCATCGTTGGGGGCGTGGTTGGGGCTCTAACACTGACGCCAATCAAATCATCATCgatgcagtcgcagtcgcagtcgctgtcgtcgcaacagcagcagctacagttGAACCACAGTCAGATAGCATTTCATGCACTGCAACAACACTTTAGCCACAGCCACAATCtcagccacagcagccacaatgGCAATGGGCATTCACAGCAGCACttccatcaccatcatcatcagcagcaacagcagcagcagcagcaacaacattccAATAACATGGCACAAAAACGTGATCGTGATCGTGATCTCTCTTCCTCGCCAACTgaggccaacaacaacagcaacaacaataaccacagcagcagcagcaatagcaacaataataacaatcgtaattcGTCCACATCCTTGGAGCtgacaacagcgacagcagcaacaaccagcaacagcagtagcagcagcagcggcataTCCTCAAGCCTCAAGCTCAGCaccaacgccaacaacaacaacaacagcagcaacaacatcagcagcaatcATGTGGATGAGTATGGAGTGTTTGGGGAATATGTGGCCATCACCATACGTAAGCTAAAGACATCAAAGTCAAAGATTGTGGTCAAGCATCTGATCAATAATCTGCTCTACGAAGCAGAGCTGGGCAAATATGATCAGGGCATGCCAGCCTCCAAGGAGCCGCCGCAGCTCTACAAGATGCAATAG
- the LOC133842354 gene encoding fibrinogen-like protein 1, which yields MKEAALLDEYRNEVIKGKNDLKSCQNKVDKFESEINSKQNIIVKLEGKLTEKSTNLEICQVQLKSLKSSLIEKDENIKRFSDNIQNITEHQKTLEVQLEQSKTKLIKQDKDIELCQSEIDTLNRTSENIREEQKRIELQLKDSQTKLIDKVKENQLCRAEVDQLSPTTCIPFGDSDVHQLNASGVGLFDVLCDSQLAGPGWIVIQQRVGGNESFNRDWATYRKGFGSYKSDFFLGLEKIHRITRLQRFELYIHLVALNGSTYNARYDDFKISDEDSGYKLSLGKFSGTINEDAMRYNENMKFSTFDRDNDIGDGHCAVDYESGWWYGGCANCNLNAPYGEYLRWWLTNRFDLKKAKMLIRPKEAMKK from the exons ATGAAGGAGGCAGCTCTATTAGATGAATATAGAAACGAAGTAATTAAAGGGAAAAACGATTTGAAATCGtgtcaaaataaagttgataaattcgaatctgaaattaattcaaaacaaaatattattgttaaattagAGGGAAAGTTAACAGAAAAATCCACCAACTTAGAAATTTGtcaagttcaattaaaatctcTCAAATCTagcttaattgaaaaagatgaaaatattaaGAGATTTAGtgataatattcaaaatataacagagCATCAGAAAACACTTGAAGTGCAATTAGAGCAgagtaaaacaaaattaataaagcaaGATAAAGATATTGAGTTATGCCAATCTGAAATTGATACATTGAACAGGACATCAGAGAATATTAGAGAAGAGCAGAAAAGAATTGAATTGCAACTTAAAGATAGTCAAACTAAGCTAATAGATAAAGTTAAAGAAAATCAGTTATGTCGAGCTGAAGTTGATCAGTTAAGTCCCACAACTTGCATCCCATTTGGAGATTCAGATGTTCATCAACTTAATGCTTCTGGCGTAGGTTTATTCGATGTTTTATGCGATAGTCAGTTAGCTGGACCTGGATGGATTGTAATACAACAACGAGTTGGGGGAAATGAGAGTTTCAATAGGGATTGGGCAACGTATCGCAAAGGTTTCGGTTCTTATAAGAGCGATTTCTTCCTCGGACTAGAGAAAATACATCGTATCACCAGATTGCAGCGATTCGAACTTTATATACACTTGGTTGCTCTGAATGGAAGTACCTACAACGCTCGTTATGACGACTTCAAAATATCTGATGAAGACAGTGGATATAAACTGAGTTTGGGTAAATTCAGTGGAACTATTAATGAGGATGCGATGAGATACAACGAAAACATGAAATTCTCAACATTCGATCGCGACAACGACATTGGTGATGGTCATTGCGCAGTTGACTACGAAAGTGGCTGGTGGTACGGCGGTTGCGCTAAttg taatttaaatgcacCATATGGGGAATATCTACGTTGGTGGCTGACAAATAGATTCGACCTTAAAAAAGCTAAGATGCTAATTCGCCCCAAAGAAGCAATGAAGAAGTGA